A window of the Caldalkalibacillus thermarum genome harbors these coding sequences:
- a CDS encoding transposase, translated as ESRERLPLFFSSLDLRPYAKKLRSASPRGAAGHCRQGILRALLAAPLEGIDTFTTLHRRLELDLRFRYQCGLSLDRPAPSVSTLSRVFDQLVQQNLVQQLFDDLVKQCLEEGIIDGQHVAIDSAAIEAYEKKQPKSRSAQTVNANWGAKFDAFGNKLTWFGYKVHLAVDTHSELPIALEVTPAHVNDGEQAPDLMAQSTEILDTKPKYFIMDAGYDQDKVYQSAYRHGAQAIIPLNLRNEKEPPAGMTSNGTPRCTMGYEMTYWGSDQKHLKFRCPHATGKVDCPLGMAACSSSNYGMVVKIRPEEDLRRYSRPHRDTRQWKALYNERTSVERCISRMKTYLTANRLHVRGIQKVKTHIYLNAIVLLLSALAVAKQGQKEAVA; from the coding sequence TAGAATCTCGTGAGAGATTGCCTCTCTTTTTTAGCTCATTGGACTTACGTCCATATGCTAAAAAGTTGAGAAGCGCTTCACCCCGGGGCGCAGCCGGTCACTGCCGCCAAGGGATTTTAAGAGCCTTACTCGCCGCTCCACTGGAAGGCATTGATACCTTTACAACCTTGCATCGTCGTTTAGAACTTGACCTACGCTTTCGTTACCAATGCGGTCTTTCTTTAGATCGTCCCGCTCCTTCCGTCTCAACATTGAGCCGAGTATTTGACCAGCTAGTCCAACAGAACCTGGTCCAACAACTGTTTGATGATCTTGTGAAACAGTGCCTAGAGGAAGGAATTATCGATGGTCAACATGTGGCCATTGACAGTGCGGCCATAGAGGCTTATGAAAAGAAACAGCCTAAATCCCGGAGCGCTCAGACGGTTAACGCCAACTGGGGCGCCAAATTTGATGCTTTCGGAAACAAATTGACCTGGTTTGGCTACAAAGTGCACTTGGCCGTAGATACCCATAGTGAGCTGCCCATTGCCTTGGAAGTGACCCCTGCCCACGTCAATGATGGAGAACAAGCGCCAGACCTTATGGCGCAATCTACTGAAATCTTGGATACGAAGCCGAAGTATTTCATCATGGATGCCGGATATGATCAAGACAAAGTGTACCAATCCGCTTACAGACATGGTGCACAGGCCATCATTCCGTTAAATTTACGCAACGAAAAGGAACCCCCGGCAGGAATGACATCCAATGGTACACCACGTTGTACGATGGGGTATGAGATGACGTATTGGGGGTCGGATCAAAAGCACCTGAAATTTCGTTGTCCCCATGCTACTGGAAAGGTGGATTGTCCATTAGGTATGGCGGCCTGCTCATCTTCGAACTATGGCATGGTGGTCAAAATCCGACCGGAAGAAGACTTAAGACGATACAGTCGTCCACACCGTGACACCCGACAATGGAAAGCGCTGTATAACGAAAGAACATCCGTCGAGCGGTGTATCTCTCGCATGAAGACCTATCTCACAGCGAACAGACTCCATGTGCGTGGGATACAAAAAGTAAAAACACACATCTACCTGAATGCGATTGTTTTGCTATTAAGTGCACTCGCAGTAGCCAAGCAAGGTCAGAAAGAAGCAGTAGCATAG